The proteins below are encoded in one region of Takifugu rubripes chromosome 1, fTakRub1.2, whole genome shotgun sequence:
- the spata20 gene encoding spermatogenesis-associated protein 20, translating to MLRLAWRQSTFKCNSVERLLATSVLGTECSQQVSRCHRRRFRNTAHPPSYSSRLRHRSQPVHCFSFSSLFMSMASGGEGSSTPTHRGTNRLAKERSPYLLQHAHNPVDWYPWGQEAFDKARNEDKPIFLSVGYSTCHWCHVMERESFEDEEIGKILSDNFVCIKLDREERPDVDKVYMTFIQATSGSGGWPMSVWLTPDLRPFIGGTYFPPRDHGRRPGLKTVLMRIIDQWTNNRSALESNGNKILEALKKGTAIAADAGTSPPFAPDVTKRCFQQLANSYEEEYGGFRDSPKFPSPVNLMFLMSYWCMNRSTSEGVEALQMALHTLRMMALGGIHDHVSQGFHRYSTDSSWHVPHFEKMLYDQAQLAVAYITASQVSGEQFYADVAKDILCYVSRDLSDKSGGFYSAEDADSLPHCGGTEKREGAFCIWTASEVRELLPDVVEGTAGSATQADIFMHHYGVKEQGNVSPEQDPHGELQGQNVLIVRYSLELTAANFGVSIEEVTNLLASARAKMAEIRKSRPRPHLDTKMLASWNGLMLSAYARVGAVLGDKALLERAVQAANFLQEHMWDPEQQTLLRSCYLGDDMELQQISPPISGFLDDYAFIICGLLDLHEATLQTEWLRWAEELQLRQDKLFWDDEGGGYFCSDPSDFTVLLRLKEDQDGAEPSANSVSAFNLLRLSEYTGKQEWLQKSERLLAAFTDRLTKVPIALPEMVRALMAQHYTLKKIVICGKRDSPDTVTLLATVNSLFLPHKVLMLIDGDEDSSLQQRHPALYSITQQDGVATAYICHNFTCSLPVTDPQELRRLLLDETSKRQAE from the exons CTTTTCATCCCTGTTTATGAGCATGGCATCAGGGGGTGAGGGGTCATCAACTCCCACTCACAGAGGCACCAACAGGCTGGCCAAGGAGAGGTCACCCTACCTCCTACAACATGCGCACAATCCTGTTGACTG GTATCCATGGGGACAAGAGGCTTTTGACAAAGCGAGGAATGAGGATAAGCCAATCTTTTTATCAG TGGGCTACTCAACATGCCACTGGTGTCACGTTATGGAGAGAGAGTCTTTTGAGGATGAAGAAATTGGCAAAATCTTGAGTGACAACTTTGTTTGCATCAAGTTGGACCGAGAAGAGAGACCTGATGTGGACAAGGTCTACATGACCTTTATTCAG GCAACAAGTGGAAGTGGAGGTTGGCCAATGAGTGTATGGTTGACGCCTGACCTTCGACCTTTTATTGGAGGGACGTACTTCCCTCCCAGAGACCACGGAAGAAGGCCAGGCCTCAAGACTGTTCTTATGAGAATCATCGACCAG TGGACCAATAATCGTTCGGCCTTGGAATCAAATGGAAACAAGATCCTCGAAGCCTTGAAGAAAGGGACAGCCATTGCTGCCGATGCAGGAACGAGCCCTCCTTTTGCCCCGGATGTTACCAAACGCTGCTTCCAACAGTTAGCAAATTCTTACGAAGAAGAATATGGTGGATTTAGAGACTCACCCAAATTCCCATCACCAG TGAATCTGATGTTCCTCATGTCATACTGGTGTATGAATCGTTCCACCTCAGAGGGAGTCGAGGCTCTTCAGATGGCCTTACACACGCTCCGCATGATGGCACTGGGAGGCATCCACGACCACGTATCCCAG GGTTTTCACCGATACTCCACAGATTCATCCTGGCATGTTCCTCACTTTGAGAAGATGCTGTATGATCAGGCTCAGCTGGCTGTAGCCTACATTACTGCATCCCAG GTATCAGGTGAACAATTCTACGCAGATGTGGCCAAGGATATACTGTGTTACGTGTCCAGAGACCTGAGCGATAAG TCTGGGGGGTTCTACAGTGCAGAGGATGCAGACTCGCTCCCACATTGTGGAGGAACAGAGAAGCGTGAAGGGGCCTTTTGCATCTGGACGGCTTCAGAAGTCCGGGAGCTCTTGCCAGATGTGGTGGAAGGCACCGCTGGATCTGCAACACAGGCAGACATCTTTATGCACCACTATGGGGTGAAGGAACAAGGCAACGTCTCTCCAGAACAG GACCCCCATGGGGAGCTTCAGGGCCAGAATGTGCTGATTGTACGCTACTCCTTAGAGTTGACAGCAGCTAATTTTGGCGTCAGTATCGAGGAGGTCACCAATCTGCTGGCATCTGCCAGAGCCAAAATGGCTGAAATTAGGAAAAGCAGGCCAAGACCCCACCTGGACACCAAGATGCTGGCCTCCTGGAATG GTCTGATGCTCTCAGCCTATGCTCGCGTAGGAGCTGTTCTGGGGGACAAAGCACTGCTGGAGAGGGCAGTGCAGGCAGCTAACTTCCTGCAGGAGCATATGTGGGATCCTGAGCAGCAGACCTTGCTCCGGTCCTGTTACCTTGGAGACGACATGGAGCTACAACAGAT ATCTCCGCCTATCTCTGGCTTCTTGGATGATTATGCGTTCATCATTTGCGGCTTGCTGGACCTGCATGAGGCCACACTACAGACGGAGTGGTTGAGGTGggctgaggagctgcagctcaggcaGGACAAGCTGTTCTGGGATGATGAGGGTGGAGGCTATTTCTGCAGCGATCCCAGCGACTTCACTGTCCTGCTGCGACtcaaagagg ACCAAGATGGAGCTGAGCCCAGTGCTAATTCTGTGTCTGCATTCAATCTCCTGCGACTGTCCGAGTACACTGGAAAACAGGAGTGGCTGCAGAAGTCCGAACGGCTGCTGGCGGCCTTTACTGACCGCCTGACGAAGGTCCCCATAGCACTGCCAGAAATGGTTCGGGCCCTCATGGCCCAGCACTACACGCTTAAAAAG aTTGTGATCTGTGGCAAGAGGGATTCCCCAGACACTGTGACGCTCCTTGCAACAGTCAACTCACTCTTCCTTCCACATAAG GTCCTGATGCTCATTGATGGAGATGAGGACAGTTCCCTGCAGCAGCGTCATCCTGCTCTCTACTCCATAACACAGCAGGACGGTGTCGCCACCGCCTACATCTGCCACAACTTCACCTGCTCTCTTCCAGTAACTGACCCCCAGGAACTacggaggctgctgctggacgaGACTAGCAAAAGACAGGCCGAGTGA